AAAATCACAGAAATAATCGAAGTTGACCGGCATGTTAGTAGTCGTAGCATCGCCCAGGAGCTAAAGATCGACTATAAAACAGTTTTAAACCATTTGCGCAAAGCTGGATACAAAAAGAAGCTCGATGTTTGGGTGCCACACCAATTAACACCAAAAAACATGATGGATCGAATTTCCATCTGCGTAGCCTTGGCCAAACGGAATGAAATCGACCCATTTCTTAAACGAATGGTGACTGGGGATGAGAAATGGGTCACATACGACAATATTGTGCGAAGACGATCATGGTCAAAGTGTGGTGAACCAGCTCAAACGGTGGCCAAACCAGAACTAACGGCCAGGGAGGTTTTACTGTGTATTTGATGGGACTTGAAAGGAATCATTTATTATGAGTTGCTTCCGTATGACCAAACACTAAATTCAGATCTCCACTGTCAACAACTGGACCGTTTGAAGCTAGCGATTGACCAGAAATGGCCAAAATTGGCCAACAGAAGAGGTGTTGTGTTCCATCAGGACAACGCAAGGCCACACATGTCTGTAGTGACTCGCCAGAAACACCGGGAGCTTGGTTGGGAAGTTTTAATGCATCCACCATATAGTCCGGACCTGGCACCAAGCGATTACCACCTTTTTCTCGCATTGCAAAACTTCCTGAGTGATAAGAAATTGGGATCAAAAGAATATTGTGAAAATCGATTACTAGAGTTTTTCGCCAATAAGGACCAAGACTTCTATGTGAGAAGCATAATGAAGCTACCTTTAAAATGGCAACAAATTATACAACAAAACGGTGCATATTTGACCCAAATTGGACAATCCGAAACATCTTAAATAAAGTCTTGAATTTCATGCAAAAATAATGGATTTCTTTTTCCCCaacctaatatataatataaaatatacatttatatatataaacatatgtCAGGTATAacatatatacacatatgtaCAGGATGATCCGTTTAACTGGACGTTATATGGtattattggaaatgggtagataaataaaagtaaaacgcagtgaattaaacttatcccttttagtttattaatttgatgtacgaggaaggaccgtctttactctcctgattgctccaggagactgaagactattcacaaagacgaaaccaaaaacgtcacctaaagataaagagcactctgttctatatacatatgaaatcattgtttatctaatggtactctggcgagactctcggcgtcgattcgtttttgtaacttatatgctagaaggaaaaacttctgagtattcaaaagagagaaaataatccaataggtataaacaaaaatattcCTGCAGGTGTAGTGGTAGGGGTAATATTgaaatcaaattaatattttgaAATGGGACcctgtattttttttattcataataTAGCAGCGTTTGTTCGGACGAATACAATCGCATATCACATGATATTATAAGAAACTAAAAGCATGAGCTTAGAAACATAAAAGGGAGTGAAGTGATCCGAGATTTcctagcgacttgcgttcagCCGTCTCATATGCATTCCACTTACGTCATTTTACTACATGGAATACCATGTGGTAGGTCATTGAATTCGTCTCAACAAACGCTGCTGTATTATCTAACGTCCGTCCAACGTCCCCCTCTataccaaacaactttttgtgAGAACACGTTTTTGATAACTTCAATCACCGAGTCCAGTTAAACGGATCACTCTGTATTAGACACTAATGTTCTCAAGAACTCACTTGCCACCAAAGTTCTTCCAAAGAAGTTCTTTCAACagaattaacccgagaaagataacctacgtcgcagaggcgcctgcgaaataaacaactgactgcaccgtggatgacgcaaagactggaagcacccactttgccaaggcatgtgcgaagcaacattgaaaatattcttccaaaatctgctgtacaggcttccacagatgatgaagaagaaccctcagccaaaaaaaggcgttattgcagtctttgcacgtctaaaaagaaaagaatgtcaaaggtgacctgtgccaaatgcaaaaagacagtttgtggtgaacacaagaaagacgtttgtcatgactgtctctaaagaaattttttataatattatagttttttttacactgattatattatagtctactagtttgtaaggataaaacactattttttgtga
The window above is part of the Megalopta genalis isolate 19385.01 chromosome 2, iyMegGena1_principal, whole genome shotgun sequence genome. Proteins encoded here:
- the LOC143263873 gene encoding histone-lysine N-methyltransferase SETMAR-like, with translation MPLAQAENVDKITEIIEVDRHVSSRSIAQELKIDYKTVLNHLRKAGYKKKLDVWVPHQLTPKNMMDRISICVALAKRNEIDPFLKRMVTGDEKWVTYDNIVRRRSWSKCGEPAQTVAKPELTAREVLLCI